CGCAAGCAAGCCAATCTGGAGCTGCTGATCTGGCTCTTTCTCCACCGCTACAACGCGTCATTACCTTGAACCCTCTACCCGGCAGAGCGCGGAGCTGCGTAGTTTGAGGCAGGAATGAGCGCGGGCGGCAGCGCACCGCCGAGGGGGACTTCCCGCCCGGCCCGGCTCCGTGCTACACTCCCGCTTGCCCATGTTTTACCCGGCGCGGAGAGGTGCCAGAGTGGTTGAATGGGTCAGTCTCGAAAACTGAAGTACGGGCAACTGTACCGTGGGTTCGAATCCCACCCTCTTCGCCAGACGCACGCCCCCGACCCACCGTCGGGGGCTTTCGCATTCCTGCCGGCCCTGTGCCTGGCTGCCACGTGCCTAGCTGCCGCCCTGCAGGTTGCCGAGATGAAAACGCAGCGCCCCGGTGTGGTACGCCGCGTGCGTAACTCCGCCCAGGGCCAGCCGCTGGCCCTCAGGCGACAGCGGCAGATACAGCGCGTCATAGAGGCTCTGACCGGCGCGGGCCAGGGCCACCAGTTCGGCGCGCCACGCCTGCAGATGGGCCGGGTGGAAGGTCCAGACGTCGCCTCCCTGGGGCAGCAGGGCGTGGGGATCGGCGAGTTGCAGGGCCGTGAACTCCAGAGTCTCGCGGACGTGAGCGGTGTACTGCGCGGGCGTGGGACGTCCGGGCGCGACGGGCGCGGTGGCCTGGACGAAGGTCAAGGCGTGAACGGTCCGCAGCAGGCCCGCCTCGCCCTCACTGAAAAGCCCCGAGCGCAGCGGCCCGCCGCCGGGACCGTACAGCACTTCCCGCAGGGTCTCGCGCAGCAGCTCGGGCAGGGTGGCCGGATCGGTCATGCCCCAGGGTACGCCAGGCGGCGGATGCGCCCCGCCCCCCCGCTCCCCTACCCTGAACACACGATGATCCAGCCCTGAAAAAGACCGTGTTCGGTGGTCTCCTGAAGGCATTGCACACCTTTGCAAAAGCCACGCAACGTTATCCTGAGACCAATGACCGAACCCCGCCGTCCCCCGCCGCGCGAACGATGTTCGGGCCTGGCGACCCTGGATCTGTGCTGCCGGACGGTTCTCACAAGCTGCACCCCACTTCACCCCCCAGAAAAGGATGTGACTCCATATAGATAAAGTTCATGGCAATACCTCGGGCCTGCGCCCGGCACAGCTGAAATCCCTGGGCAACCTGTACCGCCGCCGTGTCGAGCCGGGCCGGGTCGGGACTCCCGAACTCGCCCGCACGCTGGCTGAACTGTCGCGTGACGTCCGCCGCGAGGTCAGCGTGCTGATCGACCGGCGTGGCCGGGTGCTGAGTGTCTCGGTTGCCGATGCCAAGGGCGCCGAACTGCCGGCCCTCCGCGCGGGCGAGAACCGGCTGGCGGGCTACCACCTGCTGCATGCCCATCCCAAGGGCGGGGCGTTGAGCAAGGGCGACCTCTCCACGCTGTTCCTGAACCGGCTGGACGCAGTAAGCGTCATCGAGGCGCGCAATGAGGGTCAGCCCGGCCCGGTCCACACCGCCCACCTGACCCCGCCCGGCACGGTCGGCGAGGAAGAGGACTGGCGCATCCTGCCTCCCGTTCCCGTGTACCAGATTGACGAATTTGACCTGGGTGCCCAGGTCGCGGCGCTGGAAGAAGAGATCGCCCGCGCCAGCCGCACCCGCGAGGCCAAGAAGGACCGCGAACGCGCCCTGCTCGTGCAGATTGACCAGGGTGAATTTGACGCTGAGGAGCGCCTGGAGGAACTGGGCGAACTCGCCCGCACCGCGGGGGCCGAGGTGGTGTACAAGGAGCTGATCTACCGCCGCAACCTCAAACCCGGCACCCTGGTGGGCGCAGGCAAGCTCGAGGAACTCACGAGCAAGGCCTACCACCTGGACGCCGACCTGCTGATCTTCGGGCAGGAACTGGGGGCGGCGCAGGCCCGCGAGATCGAGGCGGCGACCGGCCTGAAGGTCATCGACCGCACGCAGCTGATTCTGGACATCTTTGCGCTGCATGCCCAGGGCGTCGAGTCGCGGCTGCAGGTCGAGCTGGCCCAGCTGCGCTACATGAAGCCGCGGTTGCTCGGGGCAGGCGCACAGCTCTCGCGCATCGGGGGCAGCGGGGGCAGCGCGGCGGGCGGGGCCATCGGTACGCGCGGTCCCGGCGAGACCAAGCTGGAGCTGGACCGCCGGCGCATCAACGACCGCCTGAGCTTTCTGGAAAAGCAACTGGAAGGCGTCTCTCTGCGCCGCGAGGAACGCCGCAAGAGCCGGGAGCGCAACGCCGTGCCGGTGGTGTCCATCGTGGGCTACACCAACGCGGGCAAGTCCACACTGCTCAATGCCTTTACCCACGCCGCCGAGGAACCCCGGCGCGTGCTCGCCGCCAACAAGCTGTTCGCCACGCTGCGCCCTACCAGCCGTCAGGGATACCTGGAAGGAATTGGGCCGGTGGTGTTCACCGATACGGTGGGCTTTATCCGTGACCTGCCCAAGGACCTGACGCGTGCCTTCCGGGCCACCCTGGAGGAGATCGGGGACGCCGACGTGCTGCTGCACGTGGTGGACGCCGCCAGTCCCGGTGCCGACACCCGCCTGGACGCCGTGAACCGCATTCTGGAGGACCTGGGCTTTGTCGAGATGCCCACCGTGGTCGCCCTGAACAAGGCCGACGCCGCCGAGCCGGGCACGCTGGAACGCGAGACCGAGCGCACCGGGGGGGTTCCGGTCAGCGCTCTGGCCGAGCTGGGCCTGGGTGAACTGAAAGAAGCGCTGGCCGACGCCGTCAGCGCGGTGCAGCGTCAGGAACTCGCCGAGCGCGAGGAAGCGCGGGAAGTGGCCGCGCAGTACCGCTGAGCGTGGGGGACCGCTGAACGACCAGCGCTTCCCTTCCGGATCGACAGAAAGTGGCGCGGACTGAACCAGGGTCCGCGCCGCCTGCGTGGCTGGTCTACTTCCCGGCCAGCTTCAGGATGCGGCCACTGCCGTACTCGGCCACGTAGAGTTCTCCGGCCTCGTCCTCGCCGAAGGTGCTGGGATTGCTGACGCGACCCAGGGTCGTTTTTTCCCAGGTGCGGCCCTGGGCCGGCGCGGCCCACACGGTCCCGGCGGCGAAGTCGGCGAAGACGTACTGCCCCTTCAGCGCGGGAACGGCTTTGCCCCGGTAGACGTAACCGCCGGTAATGCTCTGACCCTCATTGCGGCCATATACCAGCACCGGGGCCACGAACCCCTGATTGCCACAGTTCTTTTCGTAGCACACCCGGCCCTCGCGCACGCGCCAGCCGTAGTTCTCGCCGCCCTTGCTCGTGCGCGGCTGAACATCCACCTCCTCGAAGGCGTTCTGGCCCACGTCCGCGATGACGAGGTCGCCGCTCTGGCGGTCGAAGCTGAAGCGCCACGGATTGCGCAGCCCGTAGGCCCAGATATAGGGGTTGGCTCCCGAACGGCTGATGAATGGGTTGCCAGCAGCGGGCCGGGCGGCGTCACCAGATACGTCAAAACGCAGCAGCTTGCCCAGCGGCGAGGCGAGGTTCTGCGCGTTGTTCTGGGGATCGCCGGCGCTGCCCCCGTCCCCCAGGCCCAGGTACAGAAAACCGTCGGGGCCAAAGGCCAGCTGCCCGCCGTTGTGGTTGCCATAGGGCTGCTTCGCCGTGAACAGCACCCGCGCACTGCCCGGATCGGCGCGGCTGAAATCCGGCGCGGCACTGTAGCGTGCCAGCACCGTGTTGCCGCCCTGATCGGTGTAATGCACGTATACGCGGCGGTTGCTTCGGTACGCCGGATCGAAGGCCAGGCCCAGCAGACCGCGCTCCCCACCCGCACGGGTGAGCGGTCGCAGATCGAGGAACGGGGTGTTCCGCACGCGGCTGTTCTCGATCACCTGTACCCGTCCGTCCTGCTGTGCGGCGTATAGGCGGCCCGAACCGTCTGCGGCGTGGACCAGGGAAGTGACCTGGGGTAGCCCCCCCACGAAGGGCTGGAAGGTGACTGTCGGCGCCGCCTGGGCCGTCGTGAGGCCCAGCAGGCCCGCCGTCAGGAGCCCGGCCCTCAGGACAGAACGGTTGAAGTTGGACATAGACCAGTGTGCGCTGAGCGCCGGACAGGCGACTGTGACGCATCCCGCTGAGGCGTGAAGGCCCTTTCATGCTCTTCTTGACTGCCTGCCCACCGCCAGGACTAGGCTGCGGGACACTCATCTGCAATGGAGGTACCCCACCCATGACCGGACCCTACGACCGTCCCCCCGCTCCGGCGACCGAACCGACCGATACCCCGGCCCCGATGCCCGAACGCATGCCCGGCGAGGGCGGCGCCGGCCCTATCAGCGATCCACCTGCCAACCCCGATCTGCCGGGCATGCCGGTGCCCGACCCCAGCGAGAACCCCGATACGCCGGGTCTGCCCACCCCCGGCCCCACGCCGATGCCCGCGCTGTAGAGCAGGGCCCGCAGGCAAGGAGCCCCCTCCGTACCTTGAGGGGGCTCCTTTTGCTGGACCGGCCTTACTTCTTGAGAAAGTCGAGCAGGGCCGAGTTCACCTCGTCGGGGAAGGTCCACAGGATGTTGTGCGGCCCGCCCTTGACCACGACATATTCGCTGCCCTTGATCAGGTCCGGCAGACGCGCTCCGGTGGCCTCGATGGGCAGGATGCGGTCGGCGTCTCCGTGAATCAGCAGGGTGGGCACATCGATCTTGGCCACGTCCGGGCGGAAGTCCTCCAGCCAGGTCGCCACACACGCCAGCGTGGCCGTGGCCGAGGCGCGCGCCGCCACATTCCAGCTCGCGCGGATGGCCTCTTCACTGATGCGGCTGCCGCCCAGTTCATCGGTGTTGTAGAAGTTTTTGAAAAAGTCCGTGAGGTACGCGAAGCGGTCCTTGCGGATGGCCTGCTCGATGCCCTCGAACACGCTGCGGTCCACGCCCTCGGGGTTGTCGTCGGTCTTGAGCAGGAAGGGAGGAATCGAGCCGATCAGCACGGCCTTGCTTACCCGGTCTGAGCCGTACTGCCCAAGGTACCGCGTGACCTCCCCGGTGCCCATCGAGAAACCGACCAGCACCACGTCCTGCAGGTCCAGGTGCTCGAGCAGGGCCCTAAGGTCGGCGGCAAAGGTGTCGTAGTTGTAACCGGTGGTGGGCTGGCTGGACGCCCCGAAGCCCCGGCGGTCGTAGGTAATGACCCGGTATCCGGCCTCCAGCAGGGAGATGGTCTGACGCTCCCACGAGTGGCCGTTGAGGGGATAGCCGTGGATCAGCACCACCGGCTGACCGCTGCCATGATCCTCGAAATACAGCTCGATGGGGTGGGTGTTTTCCTGGCCGACGGTGACATGGGGCATACGTGTTCCTCCTGAAGCCCCACCCTAGAAAGTCCCGGTCCGCAGCGCGTGAGGGGGGCGTTCAGGGGCCTTATGGCTTAACATCAAATGGCTTTGAGGTTCAGAGCAGCTTTAGAGCAGCTGGCCGTTTTCTTTCAGCCAGCGCCGCTGCGCCGCATGCTCAGGCATCACGCGGGCCACCAGCGCCCAGTAGCGCGGCGAGTGGTTGAGTTCCAGCAGGTGCGCGGCCTCGTGCAGCGCGACGTACCGCAGCACCTCCAGCGGTGCGCGCGACAGCCGCCAGTGAAGTCGGATGTCGCCGCGGCTGGTGCAACTGCCCCAGCGTCCGCCCGCACCGCTGACCCGCACCCGGCCCAGCCGTTCCTCTGCGCCCAGGGTCCGGGCACAGGCCGTGACCAGCGCCGTGTACGGCTCCAGACACGCCGCCCGCGTCCAGGCCTCCACCCAGCGCTCCGCGTCCTCCGGGGGGCCGGGCAGCCGCAGGTCCGGTCCCACACGCTGGGGCTGCCTGCAGGCGGGGTCCAGCCGCAGGGTCAGGCACTCGCCCATGAAGGGCAGGGCCGCGCCGTCCCCAAAGGCCCGGCCCACAACCGGCCGGGCCGCGTACTGTGCCAGGTGCCGCGCCGCCCAGGCCCGCCGCTCGCCCAGAAAGTCCTGCAACCGGGCGGCCGGTACATGAACCGGGGCGTACAGCACGACCTCGCCGGGCCGCACCTGCAGCGCCACCGTACGCCGCCGCGCGCTGCGCCGGACCTGCACCCGCACCCCGGCCACCGTCCAGTCCTCCGTTGCTCCGTCGCCCAGCATCCACAGCAGCAAAGCGCATCCGGCACGGGAACGGGGCGAGCCAGTTCACGTTCCGGGAACAGGCAGGGACGGGTGCAGGATCTTCTCCCGCACCCGTCTTCCCCAGGCCCCACAGACCGACTACAGCTGGTTGTAATCCTGGTTAAAGGTGTCGCACTTGTTGGCGTCGCCGCTTTTAAAGCCGGTCATGAACCACTGGGTGCGCTGCTCGCTGCTGCCGTGGGTAAAGGAATCCGGCACCACCCGGCCCGCCGACTGCCGCTGCAGGTTGTCGTCGCCGATGGCCTGCGCGGTGCTGATTGCCTCGCGCACATCCGCCTGGGTGATGCTCGCCTGTTCCCGCACGCGGTTGCCCCACACGCCCGCAAAGCAGTCGGCCTGCAACTCCAGCCGCACGCTGTACTGGTTGGCCTGGGCCTCGCTGCGGGCAGAGCGCTGCTGGCGCTCCACCTGATCGGCGATGCCCAGCTCGTTCTGGACGTGGTGGCCGACCTCGTGCGCAACCACGTAGGAATACGCGAAGTCGCCGCCGCCGCCCAGCTGCCGGTCCATCATGGCAAAGAAGCTGGTATCGAGGTAGACCTTGTTGTCCAGCGGGCAGTAGAACGGCCCGACCGCCGAGTTGGCGACCCCGCAGCCGCTCTGGGTGCCGCGCGTATACAGCACCAGATTGGCGGGCGTGTAGGTCCGGCCCGCCTCCTGGAAGACGTCGCTCCATACGCCATTGGCACTCTGCAAGACCTTTTTGACGAATTGATAGTTCTCGTCGGTGGCCGCACTGCCCTGAGATGAATTCTGCGTCTGGGTCTGGCTCTGGGTCTGGCCGCCGTCACCGCCCAGAATCGCACCGGGATCGATGCCGAAGAACATGGCGACCAGGGCAATGATCAGGCCGCCGATGCCGCCCACCGCGATGCCGCCGCCGGGCAGGCCGCCCGCTCCGCGTCGGTCCTCGATGCCGCCGCCGCCGCCAGGAAGATTTTTCCAGTCCATAGTGTTCGCCTCTTTTGGGTGCAGGAAGGTTGATGCAGAAAGGTGCCGTCGAGCCGGGGCAATGTCGGACCGGGGCACTGCAGCGCCCCGTGGGCCGTACCCGGATATAGAAATACAGGACACAGTGTAGGCCGCCCACCCGGAGCCGACTCTGACCGAACCTTTAGGCAGGGGCGGTGTTCGGGAGGGGCCGGCGGGACCGTCAGCGCACGGCCCGGCCCGGCCGCGCGGCCCGAATCCGGACCCGCTCGCCCTCGGCACGCAGAGGGTGGCCCGTCTCGTGCAGCAGCACCTCGTGCTGGCCCAGGGAGAGCGTGTAGGTCACCGCATGTCCCCCAAACTCCCGGGCCACGATCACGGCCTCGGCTCCGGACGGGTCATCGGTAAAGGTCAGATGCTCGGGGCGCAGGCTGATCATCTGCAGGCCGTCCGGCACGGGATTATCGCCTTCCTGCAGCGTTTCCCC
This is a stretch of genomic DNA from Deinococcus aerophilus. It encodes these proteins:
- the hflX gene encoding GTPase HflX produces the protein MDKVHGNTSGLRPAQLKSLGNLYRRRVEPGRVGTPELARTLAELSRDVRREVSVLIDRRGRVLSVSVADAKGAELPALRAGENRLAGYHLLHAHPKGGALSKGDLSTLFLNRLDAVSVIEARNEGQPGPVHTAHLTPPGTVGEEEDWRILPPVPVYQIDEFDLGAQVAALEEEIARASRTREAKKDRERALLVQIDQGEFDAEERLEELGELARTAGAEVVYKELIYRRNLKPGTLVGAGKLEELTSKAYHLDADLLIFGQELGAAQAREIEAATGLKVIDRTQLILDIFALHAQGVESRLQVELAQLRYMKPRLLGAGAQLSRIGGSGGSAAGGAIGTRGPGETKLELDRRRINDRLSFLEKQLEGVSLRREERRKSRERNAVPVVSIVGYTNAGKSTLLNAFTHAAEEPRRVLAANKLFATLRPTSRQGYLEGIGPVVFTDTVGFIRDLPKDLTRAFRATLEEIGDADVLLHVVDAASPGADTRLDAVNRILEDLGFVEMPTVVALNKADAAEPGTLERETERTGGVPVSALAELGLGELKEALADAVSAVQRQELAEREEAREVAAQYR
- a CDS encoding PQQ-dependent sugar dehydrogenase — protein: MSNFNRSVLRAGLLTAGLLGLTTAQAAPTVTFQPFVGGLPQVTSLVHAADGSGRLYAAQQDGRVQVIENSRVRNTPFLDLRPLTRAGGERGLLGLAFDPAYRSNRRVYVHYTDQGGNTVLARYSAAPDFSRADPGSARVLFTAKQPYGNHNGGQLAFGPDGFLYLGLGDGGSAGDPQNNAQNLASPLGKLLRFDVSGDAARPAAGNPFISRSGANPYIWAYGLRNPWRFSFDRQSGDLVIADVGQNAFEEVDVQPRTSKGGENYGWRVREGRVCYEKNCGNQGFVAPVLVYGRNEGQSITGGYVYRGKAVPALKGQYVFADFAAGTVWAAPAQGRTWEKTTLGRVSNPSTFGEDEAGELYVAEYGSGRILKLAGK
- a CDS encoding alpha/beta fold hydrolase, which gives rise to MPHVTVGQENTHPIELYFEDHGSGQPVVLIHGYPLNGHSWERQTISLLEAGYRVITYDRRGFGASSQPTTGYNYDTFAADLRALLEHLDLQDVVLVGFSMGTGEVTRYLGQYGSDRVSKAVLIGSIPPFLLKTDDNPEGVDRSVFEGIEQAIRKDRFAYLTDFFKNFYNTDELGGSRISEEAIRASWNVAARASATATLACVATWLEDFRPDVAKIDVPTLLIHGDADRILPIEATGARLPDLIKGSEYVVVKGGPHNILWTFPDEVNSALLDFLKK
- a CDS encoding M48 family metallopeptidase, whose protein sequence is MLLWMLGDGATEDWTVAGVRVQVRRSARRRTVALQVRPGEVVLYAPVHVPAARLQDFLGERRAWAARHLAQYAARPVVGRAFGDGAALPFMGECLTLRLDPACRQPQRVGPDLRLPGPPEDAERWVEAWTRAACLEPYTALVTACARTLGAEERLGRVRVSGAGGRWGSCTSRGDIRLHWRLSRAPLEVLRYVALHEAAHLLELNHSPRYWALVARVMPEHAAQRRWLKENGQLL
- the ypfJ gene encoding KPN_02809 family neutral zinc metallopeptidase, which translates into the protein MDWKNLPGGGGGIEDRRGAGGLPGGGIAVGGIGGLIIALVAMFFGIDPGAILGGDGGQTQSQTQTQNSSQGSAATDENYQFVKKVLQSANGVWSDVFQEAGRTYTPANLVLYTRGTQSGCGVANSAVGPFYCPLDNKVYLDTSFFAMMDRQLGGGGDFAYSYVVAHEVGHHVQNELGIADQVERQQRSARSEAQANQYSVRLELQADCFAGVWGNRVREQASITQADVREAISTAQAIGDDNLQRQSAGRVVPDSFTHGSSEQRTQWFMTGFKSGDANKCDTFNQDYNQL